One region of Papaver somniferum cultivar HN1 unplaced genomic scaffold, ASM357369v1 unplaced-scaffold_131, whole genome shotgun sequence genomic DNA includes:
- the LOC113332287 gene encoding calmodulin-binding transcription activator CBT-like, translating into MLGYSWAIMLYNRFGFSLDFKDCTGWTALHWAVYHGWRGTALVLANQRADVTLKTEKATGEVAAGLLAKDIAINLDHQLIARELANAEKRIHSKSGSV; encoded by the exons ATGTTGGGATACAGTTGGGCAATCATGTTGTACAACCGTTTTGGTTTCTCGCTTGATTTCAAGGATTGCACTGGCTGGACAGCGCTTCATTGGGCAGTATATCATGGATG GAGAGGCACTGCTTTAGTACTTGCAAATCAAAGAGCTGATGTTACCTTGAAGACTGAAAAAGCAACCGGTGAAGTCGCAGCAGGACTCCTGGCCAAAGACATCGCTATCAACCTTGATCATCAGCTCATAGCTCGAGAACTTGCCAATGCTGAAAAAAGAATTCATTCCAAATCTG GGTCAGTGTAA